Proteins from a single region of Phycisphaeraceae bacterium D3-23:
- a CDS encoding thioredoxin family protein codes for MALTPSNMLALGTPAPDFALPDTAGNTVSLGDYAGRPLLVMFICNHCPYVKHVAPELARIGRDYGATVGLVAIQSNDIEAYPDDGPDKMREEAAERGYTFPYVLDADQSVAKAYTAACTPDFFLFNRYHKLVYRGQLDDTRPHRISSGNYDARDGEAHGADLRAALDAVVNREQVPQEQVPSMGCNIKWREGS; via the coding sequence ATGGCACTCACCCCCTCGAACATGCTCGCGCTGGGCACACCCGCGCCGGACTTCGCGCTGCCCGACACCGCTGGCAACACCGTCTCGCTTGGCGACTACGCCGGCCGGCCGCTGCTGGTCATGTTCATCTGCAACCACTGCCCATATGTGAAACACGTCGCGCCCGAGCTGGCACGCATCGGGCGGGACTACGGCGCGACGGTCGGCCTCGTCGCGATCCAGAGCAACGATATCGAGGCCTACCCCGACGACGGGCCGGACAAGATGCGCGAAGAGGCCGCCGAGCGCGGCTATACGTTCCCCTACGTCCTCGACGCCGACCAGTCGGTGGCGAAGGCCTACACCGCGGCGTGCACACCGGACTTCTTCCTGTTCAACCGCTACCACAAGCTCGTCTACCGCGGGCAGCTTGATGACACCCGCCCGCACCGGATTTCTTCGGGCAACTACGACGCGCGTGACGGCGAGGCGCACGGCGCAGACCTCCGCGCGGCGCTGGACGCAGTCGTCAATCGGGAGCAGGTACCCCAAGAGCAGGTGCCTTCGATGGGGTGCAACATCAAGTGGCGCGAGGGGTCGTAG
- a CDS encoding ankyrin repeat domain-containing protein, whose amino-acid sequence MAVGDEHLPTAKLLLEHGAEPHHPDPRFGHTALDLARDLHRPAFVALLEQYTT is encoded by the coding sequence GTGGCTGTAGGCGACGAGCACCTGCCGACCGCGAAGCTGCTGCTCGAGCACGGTGCCGAGCCGCACCACCCCGACCCGCGCTTCGGGCACACCGCGCTCGACCTCGCTCGCGATCTGCATCGCCCGGCGTTTGTAGCGCTGCTCGAACAGTACACGACGTAG
- a CDS encoding ankyrin repeat domain-containing protein: MRVSPAEQLRDVLLHQHLDAVDALLSQEPGVLTRFLPEKRAWGEEQWLPLHYAAWIGDASAMRLLIKHGAAADSRTRFATPLHARETALSIASRSGHTLAAAVLIAHGAEPEVRDANNLSPLAHAARGGYIELVDLLIQHAVMVDPICDQQRTPLHLAIYGSDPSHAMRADPHAHDATRPTSAIDRAACARRRSLKRRLTSTTSAPRSPTATPRCTAAWL; encoded by the coding sequence ATGCGTGTGTCCCCGGCCGAGCAACTGCGTGATGTTTTGCTGCACCAGCACCTGGATGCGGTGGATGCGTTGCTGTCGCAAGAGCCGGGCGTGCTCACGCGTTTCTTGCCGGAGAAGCGTGCCTGGGGCGAGGAGCAGTGGTTGCCTCTGCATTACGCGGCTTGGATCGGGGACGCGTCGGCGATGCGGCTGTTGATCAAGCACGGCGCAGCGGCCGACAGCCGGACACGCTTTGCGACGCCGCTGCATGCGCGGGAGACGGCGCTGTCGATTGCGTCGCGCAGCGGGCACACGCTCGCCGCGGCGGTGCTGATCGCCCATGGGGCCGAGCCCGAGGTGCGCGACGCGAATAACCTCAGCCCGCTCGCCCACGCCGCGCGGGGCGGGTACATCGAGCTGGTCGATCTGTTGATCCAGCACGCGGTGATGGTCGACCCGATCTGCGACCAGCAGCGCACCCCACTGCACCTGGCGATCTATGGCAGCGACCCGTCGCACGCGATGCGCGCCGATCCGCACGCACACGACGCGACGCGTCCGACTTCCGCCATCGACCGCGCAGCCTGCGCGCGCAGGCGCTCATTGAAGCGCAGGCTAACGTCAACCACTTCTGCTCCAAGGAGCCCGACGGCTACACCCCGCTGCACCGCTGCGTGGCTGTAG
- a CDS encoding glycosyltransferase, whose amino-acid sequence MAKKNKTGKTTRPPRNRRASDPPGPADAPDNTPHDGAMPQAQPMLLEVGWEVCNKLGGIYTVLRTKVPAMMARWGQRYCLVGPYNHDTAQVEFEPAEPDEMDTPIGQAVQQMRDMGFGAEYGRWLVMGRPQAVLLHVNDVKRYLGDIKYRLWADHQIPVPDGDGLIDDVVAFGEMVRLLLSNLGQRETPRTPLVAHFHEWMAGVAIPMLRKEQWPGSTVFTTHATLLGRYLAMSNPAFYDHLAYFDPHKEAEHFNIACQHGIERAAAHGSHVFTTVSDITGLECKHLLGREPNVLLPNGLNIQRFAALHEFQNLHQKSKQRLHEFTMSHFFPSYTFDLDKTLYFYTSGRYEYRNKGMDLTIEALARLNHRLRVAEVPVNVVFFCITKAPIKSLSVGELQSTAMLDEFRNIADHMMEQLGTKIVEQAALGNVPDLNKMVDEYWMLRLRRSIHAWKRDWLPSIVTHDLVDDANDDVLNALRSCNLLNHPGDPVKFIFHPDFITPTNPLWGMEYDEFVRGCHLGVFPSYYEPWGYTPLESIALGVPAVTSDLSGFGSYLDQVSAAEGKGSAGLFCVHRRHHDFNHAADQLADTMFKFCQQTRRERIDQRNQVEAYSERFDWGHLAKLYHEAHEMALDRV is encoded by the coding sequence ATGGCAAAGAAAAACAAGACAGGTAAAACCACGCGCCCCCCCCGAAACCGCCGGGCGAGCGACCCCCCGGGGCCGGCAGACGCACCGGACAACACACCCCACGACGGCGCGATGCCCCAGGCCCAGCCCATGCTGCTCGAGGTCGGCTGGGAGGTCTGCAACAAGCTCGGCGGGATCTATACCGTCCTGCGCACCAAAGTCCCCGCCATGATGGCGCGCTGGGGCCAGCGCTACTGCCTCGTCGGACCCTACAACCACGACACCGCGCAGGTCGAGTTCGAGCCCGCCGAGCCCGACGAGATGGACACCCCCATCGGCCAGGCCGTGCAGCAGATGCGCGACATGGGCTTCGGCGCGGAGTACGGCCGCTGGCTCGTCATGGGTCGGCCCCAAGCCGTGCTGCTCCACGTCAACGACGTCAAGCGCTACCTCGGCGACATCAAGTACCGCCTCTGGGCCGACCACCAGATCCCCGTGCCCGACGGCGACGGGCTCATCGACGACGTCGTCGCGTTTGGCGAGATGGTCCGGCTGCTACTTTCCAACCTCGGCCAACGTGAAACACCCCGCACCCCCCTCGTCGCACACTTCCACGAGTGGATGGCCGGCGTCGCCATCCCCATGCTTCGCAAAGAGCAGTGGCCCGGCTCAACGGTCTTCACGACCCACGCCACCCTGCTGGGCCGATACCTCGCGATGAGTAACCCGGCCTTCTACGACCACCTCGCCTACTTCGACCCACATAAAGAAGCCGAGCACTTCAATATCGCCTGCCAGCACGGCATCGAACGCGCCGCCGCACACGGCAGCCACGTCTTCACCACCGTCAGCGATATCACCGGCCTCGAGTGCAAGCACCTCCTGGGACGCGAGCCCAATGTCCTCCTGCCCAACGGGCTCAACATCCAACGCTTCGCCGCGCTCCACGAATTCCAGAACCTGCACCAGAAGTCCAAGCAGCGCCTGCACGAATTCACGATGTCCCACTTCTTCCCGTCCTACACCTTCGACCTCGACAAGACCCTCTACTTCTACACCTCCGGCCGATACGAGTACCGAAACAAAGGCATGGACCTCACCATCGAGGCGCTCGCCCGGCTCAACCACCGGCTGCGCGTCGCAGAGGTCCCCGTAAATGTCGTCTTCTTCTGCATCACCAAAGCCCCTATCAAATCACTCAGCGTCGGCGAGCTGCAATCGACCGCGATGCTCGACGAGTTCCGCAACATCGCCGACCACATGATGGAGCAGCTGGGCACGAAGATCGTCGAGCAGGCCGCGCTCGGAAATGTCCCCGACCTTAACAAGATGGTCGACGAGTACTGGATGCTCCGCCTGCGCCGCTCGATCCACGCGTGGAAGCGCGACTGGCTCCCATCAATCGTGACGCACGACCTGGTCGACGACGCCAACGACGACGTCCTCAACGCGCTGCGCAGCTGCAACCTGCTCAACCACCCGGGCGACCCCGTCAAGTTCATCTTCCACCCCGACTTCATCACCCCGACCAACCCGCTCTGGGGGATGGAGTACGACGAGTTTGTCCGCGGCTGCCACCTGGGCGTCTTCCCCAGCTACTACGAGCCCTGGGGCTACACCCCGCTCGAGTCGATCGCGCTGGGCGTCCCCGCCGTCACCAGTGACCTCTCGGGCTTTGGCTCCTACCTCGACCAGGTCTCCGCCGCCGAGGGCAAGGGCTCCGCCGGCCTGTTCTGCGTCCACCGCCGCCACCACGACTTCAACCACGCCGCCGACCAGTTGGCCGACACGATGTTCAAATTCTGCCAGCAGACCCGCCGCGAACGCATCGATCAACGCAACCAGGTCGAGGCCTACAGCGAACGCTTCGACTGGGGCCACCTCGCCAAGCTCTACCACGAGGCCCACGAGATGGCGCTGGACCGGGTGTAG
- a CDS encoding SpoIIE family protein phosphatase, which yields MITPTLPTDEAERLTSLYALEVLDTPGEARFDRIVKLARHVLGVPIAYIAMIDSDRQWFKAKTGLCDLLTETSRADSFCGHAILTDDPLIVPDALEDERFFDNPMVVGEPYIRFYAGYPLKSAQGHNVATLCIADINPRPFDAAQVRTLGHLAELAEQELNMVGVIAAQKDLLETRNALIASQKQLSRELAEAAVYVRSFLPDRLVGLDDAIRVDYQFLESSQLGGDLLGYDTIDDDHLAIWLLDVTGHGVGATLLSISVGNTLRNGTLRADPREPAEVLEELNHAFPMERNNNKFFTIWYGVYQKSTRTLRYTAGGHHPALLLMPQGPARKLGSPGLMVGAVQGATYETESVQVPETGRLYLFSDGLYEVRGGDEDKLLGLDDVYQLIAQPHPDPTTRIQHVVDTVRQYQGPGRSFFDDVSILEVEFAT from the coding sequence ATGATTACCCCGACCCTCCCGACCGACGAGGCCGAGCGGCTGACTTCCCTCTATGCCCTGGAGGTGCTGGACACGCCGGGCGAAGCGCGGTTCGACCGGATCGTCAAGCTGGCCCGGCATGTACTGGGGGTGCCGATCGCCTACATCGCGATGATCGATTCGGACCGGCAGTGGTTCAAAGCGAAGACGGGCCTGTGCGACTTGCTCACCGAGACGTCGCGTGCCGATTCATTCTGCGGCCATGCGATCCTGACCGACGATCCGCTGATCGTGCCCGACGCGTTGGAGGACGAGCGTTTCTTTGACAACCCGATGGTCGTCGGCGAGCCGTACATCCGCTTCTATGCCGGCTACCCGCTCAAGAGCGCACAGGGCCACAACGTCGCCACGCTCTGTATCGCGGACATCAATCCGCGGCCCTTCGACGCAGCGCAGGTCCGGACGCTGGGCCACCTGGCCGAGCTCGCCGAGCAGGAGCTGAACATGGTCGGCGTGATCGCGGCGCAGAAAGACCTGCTGGAAACGCGCAATGCGCTGATCGCTTCGCAGAAACAATTGTCGCGCGAGCTTGCCGAGGCCGCAGTCTATGTCCGGTCGTTCCTGCCTGATCGGCTGGTCGGCCTCGACGACGCGATCCGAGTGGACTACCAGTTTCTCGAGTCGTCTCAGCTCGGGGGCGACCTGCTGGGCTACGACACCATCGACGACGACCACCTCGCGATCTGGCTGCTCGACGTGACGGGGCACGGCGTGGGCGCGACCCTGCTCTCCATCTCCGTGGGCAATACGCTACGCAACGGCACGCTACGCGCCGACCCGCGCGAACCGGCCGAGGTCCTGGAAGAACTCAACCACGCCTTCCCGATGGAACGCAACAACAACAAGTTCTTTACGATCTGGTACGGCGTTTACCAGAAGTCGACCCGCACCCTTCGATACACCGCCGGCGGGCACCACCCCGCGCTGCTGCTGATGCCCCAGGGCCCGGCCCGGAAGCTCGGTTCGCCGGGGCTCATGGTCGGCGCGGTCCAAGGCGCGACCTACGAAACCGAATCGGTGCAGGTCCCCGAAACGGGCCGGCTCTACCTCTTCTCCGACGGGCTCTACGAGGTCCGCGGCGGCGACGAAGACAAGCTGCTCGGCCTCGACGACGTCTATCAACTCATCGCCCAACCACACCCCGACCCGACCACACGCATCCAGCATGTCGTCGATACCGTCCGCCAATACCAAGGCCCTGGCCGCAGCTTCTTCGACGATGTCTCGATCCTCGAAGTCGAGTTTGCTACGTAG
- a CDS encoding SlyX family protein encodes MDPTPRIIALEEKLAHLEKYLGDLDEVVRDLAARLDTQTKGVQQMRSVLEQHLAGGDDTKGSDPDPDPESDRPPHW; translated from the coding sequence ATGGACCCGACACCTCGTATCATCGCGCTCGAAGAAAAACTCGCGCACCTCGAAAAGTACCTCGGCGACCTGGACGAAGTCGTTCGCGACCTCGCTGCCCGGCTCGACACGCAGACCAAAGGCGTGCAGCAGATGCGCTCCGTCCTGGAACAACACCTCGCCGGTGGCGACGATACCAAGGGCTCCGACCCAGACCCAGACCCCGAGTCCGACCGCCCGCCGCATTGGTAG
- a CDS encoding cation:proton antiporter → MELWQILFELIVLLSVAMVLGVIAERLKQSAVVGYMLAGVIVASTQGLIEDTDKINTLSQLGVTLLMFTIGLEFNWSRLKRLGVSALISGSLQIAVTMGIAFVLASAFGFSWRAGVALGAAIALSSTAVVLPVLQRRAEADSVHGRFALGVLLVQDVAVVPLVLIVGALATPEGQDAAGPGAIVLGTLKGFGVVGAFVLLFFLFSKYALPPLVRLAAPTRNREVFTLFAFLMAMGSAWLANFVGLSPALGAFLAAIFLGESVIATQLRGDVGALKTVFVTLFFSAIGMYINPMELLATWWQVLVLTALIVVLKPMVVAGVALVMKLTVRSAVAAGCSMAQVGLFSFVLAQTALDGAIIEPETFKLLVSATVATLFLTPYTVAMGRPLGEKADRFLRKRGWVKSRIGQDQAAGAMTGGHLVVVGYGPAGREVVASARDKGLPVIVIDLNPTSVIEARKLGIEAYVGDSTQPAILHLARLKSASALVITLPDHRLTTAIIVEAKSLVDDLRIIARARYHRYFGLLEGAGATTVIDEETQVGRRMADYLAAAHTESETPITDREQEKSKDKEKEKDKEKDVEANAPPDLFAD, encoded by the coding sequence GTGGAACTCTGGCAAATCCTGTTCGAGCTGATCGTCCTCCTGTCGGTGGCGATGGTGCTCGGCGTGATCGCGGAACGGCTCAAGCAGTCGGCCGTGGTCGGCTACATGCTCGCCGGCGTGATCGTCGCCAGCACGCAGGGCCTCATCGAAGATACCGACAAGATCAACACCCTCTCGCAGCTGGGCGTGACGCTGCTGATGTTCACGATCGGGCTCGAGTTCAACTGGTCGCGGCTTAAACGCCTGGGCGTCTCGGCGCTTATCTCCGGGTCGCTGCAGATCGCCGTGACGATGGGCATCGCGTTTGTCTTGGCGTCGGCGTTCGGTTTCTCGTGGCGGGCGGGCGTCGCGCTGGGCGCGGCGATCGCGCTGTCGTCGACAGCCGTGGTCTTGCCGGTGCTTCAACGCCGGGCCGAGGCGGACTCGGTCCACGGCCGATTCGCGCTGGGGGTCTTGCTCGTGCAGGATGTCGCGGTCGTCCCGCTCGTGCTGATCGTCGGTGCGCTCGCGACCCCCGAGGGCCAGGACGCGGCGGGCCCGGGCGCGATCGTCCTGGGGACGCTCAAGGGCTTCGGCGTCGTCGGCGCGTTCGTGCTGCTGTTCTTCTTGTTCAGCAAGTACGCCCTGCCGCCGCTGGTCCGGCTGGCCGCGCCCACCCGCAACCGCGAGGTCTTCACCCTCTTCGCGTTCCTCATGGCGATGGGCTCGGCCTGGCTCGCCAACTTCGTCGGGCTCTCGCCCGCGCTGGGCGCGTTCCTCGCCGCCATCTTCCTGGGCGAGTCCGTCATCGCCACCCAGCTCCGCGGCGATGTCGGTGCGCTTAAGACCGTCTTCGTCACGCTGTTCTTCTCCGCCATCGGCATGTACATCAACCCGATGGAGCTGCTCGCGACGTGGTGGCAGGTGCTCGTCCTTACCGCGCTGATCGTCGTGCTCAAGCCGATGGTCGTCGCGGGGGTCGCGCTGGTCATGAAGCTCACCGTGCGCAGCGCCGTCGCCGCGGGCTGTTCGATGGCGCAGGTCGGGCTGTTCTCCTTTGTCCTTGCGCAGACCGCGCTCGACGGCGCGATCATTGAGCCCGAGACGTTCAAGCTGCTCGTCTCGGCTACGGTCGCGACGCTGTTTCTGACGCCCTACACCGTCGCGATGGGCCGGCCGCTGGGCGAAAAGGCCGACCGCTTCCTCCGCAAACGCGGCTGGGTCAAGTCACGCATCGGCCAGGACCAGGCCGCCGGCGCGATGACCGGCGGGCACCTCGTCGTCGTCGGCTACGGCCCCGCGGGCCGGGAGGTCGTCGCCAGCGCACGCGACAAAGGCCTCCCCGTCATCGTCATCGACCTCAACCCCACCTCCGTCATCGAGGCCCGCAAACTCGGCATCGAGGCCTACGTCGGCGACTCGACCCAGCCCGCCATCCTCCACCTCGCCCGGCTCAAGTCCGCCAGCGCTTTGGTCATCACCCTGCCCGACCACCGACTCACCACCGCCATCATCGTCGAGGCCAAGTCGCTCGTCGACGACCTCCGCATCATCGCCCGCGCCCGCTATCACCGCTACTTCGGCCTGCTCGAAGGCGCCGGCGCGACGACGGTGATCGACGAAGAAACCCAGGTCGGCCGACGCATGGCCGACTACCTCGCCGCCGCGCACACCGAGAGCGAGACCCCGATCACCGACCGCGAGCAAGAGAAGAGCAAGGACAAAGAGAAAGAGAAGGACAAAGAGAAAGACGTCGAAGCCAACGCCCCGCCGGATTTGTTCGCGGATTGA
- a CDS encoding sulfite exporter TauE/SafE family protein — MDLTTLCWLALIMLTAGAVQAAVGFGAGMFATPLMLLLGLSLPEAIGVLSSGVLVQGGYKTWHYRREVPWGFVWPMVWARLAGYGPGFVALYWLSGAGKQVVKPVIGGFILLALSLQVLMRTKPRAHVARGWTWVAGFASGLFAGAVGMGGPPVVLWVVSHDWPALRARVFLWANFFVLMPVAMLALGLIYGRPVWIAMGWGLVLVPAVMLGTAGGLWLGHRIPRRELRWAMIGLLVVLALTSIVGPMV, encoded by the coding sequence ATGGACCTGACGACCCTCTGTTGGCTGGCGCTCATCATGTTGACGGCGGGGGCGGTTCAGGCGGCGGTGGGGTTTGGCGCGGGGATGTTTGCGACGCCGTTGATGTTACTTCTTGGGTTGTCACTGCCTGAGGCGATCGGGGTGTTATCGTCAGGGGTGTTGGTACAAGGCGGGTACAAGACCTGGCACTACCGGCGGGAGGTGCCCTGGGGTTTTGTCTGGCCGATGGTATGGGCGCGTCTGGCGGGGTATGGGCCGGGCTTTGTCGCGCTGTACTGGTTGTCGGGCGCGGGCAAGCAGGTGGTCAAGCCGGTGATCGGCGGATTTATCTTGCTCGCGCTGTCGCTGCAGGTGCTGATGCGGACCAAGCCGAGGGCCCATGTCGCGCGGGGGTGGACGTGGGTCGCGGGTTTTGCCAGCGGCCTGTTCGCGGGGGCGGTGGGGATGGGCGGGCCGCCGGTAGTGTTGTGGGTCGTGTCGCACGACTGGCCAGCGTTACGCGCGCGGGTGTTTCTGTGGGCGAACTTTTTTGTGCTGATGCCGGTGGCGATGCTGGCGCTGGGCTTGATCTACGGCCGGCCGGTGTGGATCGCGATGGGCTGGGGGCTCGTGCTCGTCCCTGCGGTGATGCTGGGCACGGCTGGCGGTCTCTGGCTTGGCCATCGGATCCCGAGACGCGAGCTGCGCTGGGCGATGATCGGGCTGCTGGTGGTGCTGGCGTTGACGTCGATCGTTGGGCCGATGGTGTGA